Proteins encoded in a region of the Ignavibacteriales bacterium genome:
- the pelF gene encoding GT4 family glycosyltransferase PelF: protein MTDVCLILEGTYPFKTGGVTTWIRALVNGLPDIAFSVAHIYHGEMPTLPKVPVPQNLKTIALIPLNEMESAVSMSDLVDLLPEARLYHSLSTGFAGLLGTEMKRRSGLPFVLTEHGIYWHEVSLGADELECGFKIVNTENGELQLGRTWETWRQTFEDFARQAYASADVITTVCSFNQSLQRSLGAPEARMQVISNGVDVSRNGAHASVGKKSDGKIRIALVGRVTPIKDVKTFIRAAAVVKERIPRTEFLVIGPLDHDARYTAECMELAERLHLDTLEFTGEADMANHYSAIDITVLTSISEAQPYAVLESFAHGIPVVVTDVGGCPELVNGHGTSKSRAGTLCPVGDHMRIAEAIIELSTNTSLYQEYALEGLRRAKELYAEKPVIASYSRIYERLLKE, encoded by the coding sequence ATGACGGATGTCTGCCTCATACTGGAAGGGACATATCCTTTCAAGACCGGCGGCGTGACGACCTGGATACGCGCTCTTGTCAACGGTCTTCCAGATATAGCGTTTTCCGTCGCTCATATCTACCATGGGGAAATGCCGACGCTTCCAAAGGTACCGGTTCCCCAGAACCTGAAGACCATCGCGCTCATTCCATTGAACGAAATGGAATCTGCGGTATCGATGTCTGATTTGGTCGACCTGCTGCCGGAAGCGAGACTCTATCACTCGCTCTCCACCGGTTTCGCGGGACTCCTCGGAACGGAAATGAAGCGCCGCAGCGGCCTTCCGTTCGTCCTCACTGAACACGGGATCTACTGGCACGAAGTCTCTCTGGGGGCCGATGAACTTGAATGCGGTTTCAAGATCGTCAATACAGAAAACGGTGAACTGCAGTTGGGACGAACCTGGGAGACATGGCGCCAGACGTTTGAGGACTTCGCCCGGCAGGCGTATGCATCGGCGGACGTCATCACGACAGTATGCTCGTTCAATCAATCATTGCAGCGCTCTCTCGGTGCGCCTGAGGCCAGGATGCAGGTCATTTCGAATGGTGTTGATGTTTCCCGAAACGGCGCGCACGCTTCCGTCGGAAAGAAATCAGACGGGAAGATACGGATTGCCCTGGTTGGCCGGGTGACTCCGATCAAGGATGTCAAAACGTTCATCCGTGCTGCCGCAGTTGTGAAAGAACGAATTCCCCGAACGGAGTTTCTGGTCATCGGTCCGCTTGATCACGATGCCCGCTACACGGCGGAGTGCATGGAACTCGCGGAACGTCTCCATCTGGACACGCTCGAGTTTACGGGCGAAGCTGACATGGCGAACCACTATTCAGCGATCGATATCACGGTGTTGACGAGCATCAGCGAAGCGCAGCCGTACGCGGTCCTCGAGTCCTTTGCTCATGGCATACCAGTCGTCGTAACGGATGTCGGCGGTTGCCCCGAGCTTGTGAATGGGCACGGGACTTCGAAGAGCCGAGCTGGCACGCTCTGCCCGGTCGGAGATCACATGCGGATTGCAGAGGCGATTATCGAACTGAGCACCAACACGTCGCTCTATCAAGAGTATGCGCTGGAAGGGCTGAGGCGCGCAAAAGAGCTGTATGCAGAGAAGCCCGTGATCGCATCATACAGCCGCATTTATGAACGTCTGCTGAAAGAATAG